The following coding sequences are from one Fusobacterium varium window:
- the ggt gene encoding gamma-glutamyltransferase produces MMVLKNMIKSGTIVMTLFTSIFTFSHAATPENLYGRWADGKNGVVAAASPEASKIGVEIMKKGGNAVDAAVATAFAISVFEPNASGIGGGGFMLIRMAKTGKTVVIDYREKAPSKATPDMFVLDENGKVVNNEIVEGGKASGVPGTVAGLLTALEKYGTMKRADVMAPAIKYAEEGITVSKNLETIIQDNYEKLAKFEAAGEVYLKDGLPYEAGDKLVNKDLAKTLKKIAKEGKKGFYEGEIANKIAAEVQKQGGLMTAEDIKNYSIEEREPVEGTYRGYTIISCPPASSGGTHIVQLLNMMENYDLKSLGDNTPESWHVWAESMKQVFADRAEYMGDTAYVKVPLKGLTSKEYAKDLVKKIDLEKAGKDIKVGDPSKYESGSTTHFSVMDKEGNMVAVTQTINYFFGSGVLVPGTGIMMNNEMDDFVPQKNMKNSIEGGKRPLSSMSPTLVLDPDNRPFMTVGSPGATRIIPAVALTISNVIDHGMSMQEAISAPRIAQFQSGSLNLEGRVSHESYNKLKEMGHEINMRGSYDNYFGGVQGILMDYDTKTLHGGADPRRDGQAASF; encoded by the coding sequence ATGATGGTATTAAAAAATATGATTAAATCAGGAACAATAGTTATGACATTGTTTACTAGTATTTTTACATTTTCTCATGCAGCTACACCAGAGAATCTTTATGGAAGATGGGCAGATGGAAAAAATGGAGTAGTAGCAGCAGCTAGTCCAGAAGCTTCAAAAATTGGAGTAGAGATAATGAAAAAAGGTGGTAATGCTGTGGATGCAGCTGTAGCTACAGCTTTTGCTATCAGTGTATTTGAACCTAATGCTTCAGGAATTGGAGGAGGAGGGTTTATGCTTATCAGAATGGCTAAAACTGGTAAGACAGTAGTAATAGATTATAGAGAAAAAGCACCTTCTAAAGCTACTCCAGATATGTTTGTATTAGATGAAAATGGAAAAGTAGTAAATAATGAGATTGTTGAAGGAGGAAAAGCTTCAGGTGTTCCAGGAACTGTAGCAGGACTTCTTACAGCACTTGAAAAATATGGAACAATGAAAAGAGCAGATGTTATGGCTCCAGCTATAAAATATGCTGAAGAAGGAATAACAGTATCTAAAAACTTAGAAACAATAATTCAAGATAACTATGAAAAATTAGCAAAATTTGAGGCAGCAGGAGAAGTTTATTTAAAAGATGGACTTCCTTATGAAGCTGGAGATAAACTTGTTAATAAAGATTTAGCTAAAACTCTTAAAAAAATAGCTAAAGAAGGAAAAAAAGGATTCTATGAAGGAGAAATAGCTAATAAAATTGCAGCAGAAGTTCAAAAACAAGGTGGACTTATGACTGCTGAAGATATTAAAAATTATTCTATAGAAGAGAGAGAACCAGTGGAAGGAACATATAGAGGATATACTATTATCTCTTGTCCACCAGCAAGTTCAGGTGGAACTCACATAGTACAACTTTTAAATATGATGGAAAACTATGATCTTAAATCATTAGGAGATAATACTCCTGAAAGTTGGCATGTATGGGCAGAAAGCATGAAACAAGTATTTGCTGATAGAGCTGAATATATGGGAGATACAGCTTATGTAAAAGTTCCATTAAAAGGACTTACTTCAAAAGAGTATGCTAAAGATCTAGTTAAGAAAATAGATCTTGAAAAGGCAGGAAAAGATATTAAAGTTGGGGATCCTAGCAAATATGAAAGTGGAAGTACGACTCACTTCTCTGTAATGGATAAAGAAGGAAATATGGTTGCAGTTACTCAAACAATTAACTATTTCTTTGGATCAGGTGTTTTAGTTCCAGGAACAGGAATTATGATGAACAATGAAATGGATGACTTTGTACCTCAAAAAAATATGAAAAACTCTATTGAAGGTGGAAAGAGACCACTTAGCAGTATGTCACCAACATTAGTACTAGATCCAGATAATAGACCATTTATGACAGTTGGATCACCAGGTGCTACAAGAATTATACCAGCAGTTGCTCTTACAATAAGTAATGTAATAGACCATGGAATGTCTATGCAAGAAGCTATCAGTGCTCCTAGAATAGCTCAATTCCAATCAGGAAGTTTAAATCTTGAAGGAAGAGTATCTCATGAATCTTATAACAAATTAAAAGAAATGGGACATGAAATAAATATGAGAGGAAGTTATGATAACTACTTTGGAGGAGTTCAAGGTATATTAATGGATTATGATACAAAGACTCTTCATGGTGGAGCAGACCCAAGAAGAGATGGACAGGCAGCATCATTCTAA